The Anolis carolinensis isolate JA03-04 chromosome 2, rAnoCar3.1.pri, whole genome shotgun sequence genome has a window encoding:
- the hrh1 gene encoding histamine H1 receptor: MCVNERETDKNSTQVQSVLGLVLGGISLTTVVMNILVLYAVKTEKKLQTVGNLYIVSLACADVIVGAAVMPLNIVYLLKDKWVLAREACLFWLSMDYVASTASIFSLFVLCIDRYHSVQQPLQYLKYRTKTRASVMISIAWLLSFMWVIPILGWHKFTHDNSTISRTNNETICETDFCKVTWFKVLTAMINFYVPSALMLWFYAKIYTTVRRHCQQREFVNGLFRSASDRTVVHNGKLQEIQQTYPQSLNKEVDCVMKGNNPNKRMEDQYPLSKFIKIPNGFQRGGDQEVGVVKLSCFPQTIAQDDMSIGRTDSKYAYVNDHIQNTESHCPQDYEFSKVSEELTFADRYSSRKNSNSTQEQDCSLGNCFSQHTNKKDSTSLQYLKKPWRRLRTHSISSQGLHGNKERKAAKQLGVIMVTFMLCWFPYFVLFLVMAYCGNCYNRTVHMFTIWLGYLNSTLNPIIYPLCNENFKKAFKKIFHIKF; encoded by the coding sequence ATGTGTGTgaatgagagagagacagacaagaATTCCACACAGGTTCAATCTGTTCTAGGACTGGTCTTGGGCGGAATCTCATTGACTACAGTTGTCATGAATATTTTGGTCCTGTATGCAGTGAAAACTGAAAAGAAATTGCAGACAGTTGGCAATCTTTATATTGTGAGTCTTGCGTGTGCAGATGTTATAGTTGGTGCAGCTGTCATGCCACTGAACATTGTGTACCTGTTGAAGGATAAGTGGGTACTGGCAAGGGAAGCTTGCCTGTTTTGGCTGTCAATGGATTATGTGGCCAGTACAGCCTCCATATTTAGTCTCTTTGTCCTCTGCATCGATCGCTACCATTCTGTCCAACAGCCATTACAATACCTCAAGTACAGGACCAAGACTAGAGCCTCTGTCATGATCTCCATTGCTTGGCTTCTCTCTTTCATGTGGGTTATCCCAATTCTTGGTTGGCACAAATTTACACATGACAACAGCACAATCAGTAGGACCAATAATGAAACGATATGTGAAACAGATTTTTGCAAAGTCACATGGTTTAAAGTCCTGACAGCCATGATAAATTTTTATGTCCCATCAGCGCTGATGTTGTGGTTCTATGCAAAAATATACACAACTGTGCGGAGGCATTGTCAGCAGCGAGAGTTCGTCAATGGGTTGTTTCGATCTGCATCAGACAGAACAGTTGTACACAATGGAAAACTGCAAGAAATACAACAGACCTATCCCCAAAGTCTAAATAAAGAGGTAGACTGTGTTATGAAAGGAAATAATCCAAATAAAAGGATGGAAGATCAGTATCCACTGAGTAAATTTATTAAAATTCCAAATGGTTTTCAAAGAGGAGGTGACCAGGAAGTAGGAGTAGTGAAACTCAGCTGTTTTCCTCAAACCATAGCACAGGATGACATGAGCATAGGTAGGACAGATAGCAAGTATGCATATGTCAATGACCACATTCAAAACACAGAGTCCCATTGCCCCCAAGATTATGAGTTCAGCAAAGTATCTGAGGAGCTCACTTTTGCAGACAGATATTCCTCTCGAAAGAACTCTAATTCCACTCAAGAGCAAGATTGTTCCTTGGGGAATTGCTTTTCCCAGCATACAAATAAAAAAGACAGTACAAGTCTCCAGTATTTGAAGAAGCCATGGAGAAGGCTGCGCACTCATTCCATTAGCAGCCAAGGGCTGCATGGAAACAAAGAGAGGAAGGCAGCCAAACAACTAGGTGTAATAATGGTAACTTTTATGCTGTGTTGGTTTCCGTATTTTGTGTTATTCTTGGTTATGGCCTATTGTGGAAACTGTTACAATCGCACAGTTCACATGTTTACCATTTGGCTTGGATACTTGAATTCGACATTAAATCCCATTATATATCCTCTCTGCaatgagaacttcaaaaaagctttcaaaaagatttttcatattaaattctaA